A genomic region of Miscanthus floridulus cultivar M001 chromosome 3, ASM1932011v1, whole genome shotgun sequence contains the following coding sequences:
- the LOC136544837 gene encoding UPF0481 protein At3g47200-like gives MSSAPAHPASSQDHQQMCANANGDQNDDYVVDSHIVELSEIIDREIRSNTWESRSSQAETIFRVPKNEKLHVAADKMMSTYQPAFLSIGPYHVNATEAMRRNEQGKLSALDKCIPQGGRPSVLEYTQAVKSMEAEARRCYEGDVGMDANAFCRMLLLDAVQLILLLELFGKCAEDDATAAAAAGGTTEAASPSQGCSIRTRDAIMAVHDLMMLENQIPFFVVEKIYELRNRNGNGNAAKMKPVRRLAWEAIRNMVGGVPSSEPNDDDLHLLKFQHLVHVCHVYLKPTCLNIDASTEILNTKMTGKYGRFRRATEYYEAGVTFRRWCSEEGSQGRRSVLDVAFNNGVLSIALQDIHENTSYILRNVLVYEQKYNRTAMSPDTSYVTAYVVFMSQLLGSAEDVALLSSRGVVEHLLGDDGEVCALFRGLADGLAFDPGSDHYLSPVEVTLQAHCRHRRYRWRAWIVRHRFSNPWLVAAWLFGGSAVLCTIIQTVFTVLSYVQQPH, from the exons ATGTCAAGCGCGCCTGCACATCCGGCTTCGTCACAAG ATCATCAGCAAATGTGTGCGAATGCTAACGGTGACCAGAACGACGACTACGTTGTTGATAGCCACATCGTCGAACTCTCCGAGATCATCGATCGTGAAATACGTAGCAACACCTGGGAAAGTAGGTCATCTCAGGCAGAGACGATCTTCCGTGTGCCCAAAAACGAGAAGCTTCACGTTGCTGCCGACAAGATGATGAGCACATACCAGCCGGCATTCCTATCCATAGGACCATACCACGTCAACGCCACTGAAGCAATGCGACGCAATGAACAGGGCAAGCTTTCTGCACTGGATAAGTGCATCCCACAAGGTGGCCGGCCATCGGTTCTGGAGTACACCCAGGCAGTTAAATCCATGGAGGCCGAGGCGAGGCGCTGCTACGAAGGCGACGTCGGGATGGACGCGAACGCGTTCTGCAGGATGCTGCTGCTTGATGCAGTCCAACTGATACTGCTGTTGGAATTGTTCGGCAAGTGCGCGGAGGACGACGccacagcagcagctgctgctggtgGTACCACCGAAGCTGCATCTCCATCTCAAGGTTGCAGCATTAGAACTCGGGACGCGATCATGGCCGTTCATGACCTCATGATGCTGGAGAACCAGATACCGTTCTTCGTGGTCGAGAAGATATACGAGCTTCGGAATAGGAACGGGAATGGGAATGCTGCCAAGATGAAACCCGTCCGTAGGCTAGCCTGGGAAGCCATCAGAAACATGGTGGGTGGAGTCCCGTCGTCGGAGCCCAACGACGACGACCTTCACTTGTTGAAGTTCCAGCATTTGGTCCATGTGTGCCATGTTTATTTGAAGCCAACGTGCCTAAATATTGATGCGTCCACGGAAATTCT GAACACGAAGATGACTGGCAAGTACGGAAGATTCCGGCGAGCCACGGAGTATTACGAGGCCGGCGTCACGTTCCGCCGGTGGTGCTCGGAAGAGGGATCGCAGGGCCGCCGCTCCGTGCTCGACGTGGCGTTCAACAACGGAGTCCTGTCAATAGCGCTCCAGGACATCCACGAGAATACCAGCTACATCCTCCGGAACGTCCTGGTGTACGAGCAGAAGTACAACCGGACGGCGATGAGCCCCGACACCAGCTACGTCACGGCGTACGTGGTCTTCATGTCGCAGCTCCTGGGCAGCGCCGAGGACGTGGCGCTGCTGTCGAGTCGCGGGGTCGTGGAGCACCTGCTCGGCGACGACGGCGAGGTGTGCGCGCTCTTCCGGGGGCTCGCCGACGGCCTCGCCTTCGACCCCGGCAGCGACCACTACCTCAGTCCAGTCGAGGTGACGCTGCAGGCTCACTGCCGTCACCGCCGCTACAGGTGGCGCGCCTGGATCGTCAGGCACCGCTTCAGCAACCCGTGGCTGGTGGCGGCGTGGCTCTTCGGTGGCTCTGCTGTGCTGTGCACCATCATCCAGACCGTCTTTACTGTACTCTCTTACGTGCAGCAACCACACTAG